The genomic DNA CCCCGCGCGTTGAATTTCCTGAACAAAGTAGCGGGCCGAAGAGTTCTGGCTCAGTTCCTGGAGCAGCACCGCGCTATAGCCGAGGATGACGGTCATCACATTGTTGAAGTCGTGCGCCACGCCTCCCGCCAATCGCCCGACGGCCTCCATTTTTTGAGCCTGTCGCAACTGGTCTTCCAGTTCGCGGGCTTCCGTAATGTCTTCAGTGATCCCGCTCAGACTATCGACTTCCCCCGTCGCGGTATGGTGGATGACCATCCGGTCGTGAATCCATCGGACCTGCCCGTCCGGACGTACGATCCGATACAGCAGGTGCAGGTCGCGTCCGGTGGGATTCGCAATCTCCGCATCGTAGACCTCGCTGACGACCTGTTGGTGGTCCGGGTGGATAAAGTCCCGCCAGAGCTTCGGATTTTCATAGAATCGCGCGGCAGGCAATCCCCAGATCCGCTCGAAGGCCGGATTGACGTACAGGACCTGCGGCGGATTCGCCTGCGCAAACCACACGCCCTGGTTGAGATTGTCGGTGAGATAGTTGAATCGCTTTTCGCTCGAAAGTCGCGCGCCTTCCGTCCGCCGGTGTTCCCGGACCTCATTCTGCAGCCGCGCGTTGGCTTGGGCCAGGTCGGCCGTGCGTTCGGTGATGCGCTGTTCCAGATCGGTCTGCGCGGTGCGTAGTTGCTCTTCGATGACGCGCCGGTCGTGGATCTCTTTGGTGATGTCCTGATTCAGCCGTTCCACCGCTTCGGTGCGGGTCGTCAGCGACCGTGCCAGGGCCACCTTCTCCAGTTGCAGGCGCATCGAGGAGAGCAGCACGCGGTTGAAGTTCCAGGCCGAATGGATGGTGGCCAGGAGAAACAGGACGCCCATGCCTCCCATGATCAGATGGAACTCGTGTCCGCTGAGAAAGAGGTGTCCGAGGATTGGAAGTGTCAACGGAACCGCGTACCACAGAAACAGGGGAAACGAGACAGAGAGCACGGACACCGCGCCGGCCGTCATGCCGCCGAGCACGAACAGTTGGACCAATTCATAGGGGAGGGGAATGTCCAGCGTCAGAAAATACACGCTGCTGCCCCATCCGAATCCCGCCATGCTGGTGGTCACCAGCATCCAGCGGTGCCAGTCTGCGCTGCTCCAGCAGACCGGCAGCGCTCGCCGATAATTGACGATCAGGAGTGCCCGCGCGGCGGCGACCATCCACAGACCGACGACCCAGAGGAGCAGGGGCGTATGCGGAACGACGGACCATTCCACCGCCGCGAGAACGGCGGCATTGATGGCGCTCGCCAACACGCCGGTAGGCATATTGCGGTACAAGACCTGAACTTGTAGGGTGTGCAGATCCGGGGCCGGATCGGTGTGGGATGGGCGATCCATACGAAGGCCTCGCTCTGAAGCAGGTTCACCGCGCACAGAGCACCGATGGCAGCATCACGATGTGCGCGTGTCTCGTAAGTAAGCCTACTCTACCATGATCGTTGGAAGGCCGGGCATCAAAAATTCACACGGAGATTGATGGAGCCCACATGCAAGGTCGTGCGATACGTTCCGTTGACGGTGGGATTCACGTTCCCGGCGACGGTTCTGCCTTCGTACAGAATGGCCTGGTAGGCCAGATCGATTCCGAGGCCTTTGGGGCTGAGGGCTTTGTCGGATCCTCCGCAGGGGATGACCCCGAGAAACTTGCCGTGTTCCCGGCACATGAACCCGAAGCCGGTGGAGACGGCATGGTTGTCGCCGTCGGGAATGGCAGGGTTGAAGGTCTGATCGGGAATCGCCTTCTGGGAATGCCAGTAGCCGGCGCGTAGGGCGACGTCCCAATCGGGCAGCGGTGCGGGGTTGAGCCACTTGTATTCGGTGCCGACCATGACGGTGTAGCCGCTGGTCCAGTTGGTGGGGGTGGCGATGGTGAGACCGTTCGACAGGGTCGTATCCAGATTGCGGACTGATTTCCAGCCGGTGTAATCCACGTCCAATTCCAGCTTCCATTCCCGCTCGTTATCCCGGACGGGCCAGAGCGCGATGCCGCCGGTGAGAACCTGCGGAACCACAAAGGTCGTGCGGGCGTCTGCCACACGCGTGCCGCCGGCGAGCAATTGCCCGTCGAGATGCAGCGTCGCCTGACTGCGGTAGATGAGGCCGATGTTGACGAGCGGACGCCCGTCCCCATTACGCAGCGGCGTGTAGAGCAGGCTGGCATTGAAGCCCGCGGCTGTGTCGCGCCCATTTAATTCCATGCCGGTGCCGGCCGGGATGCCGAGCCCGCCGGGCCAGCGAAATTGTCGCTCAACCTGCCCTTCTCCGAAGGCTCCGGAAAAGGTGTAGATATCCGCTCCCAACCCGATTGCCAGATCCGGCAGCGGCCGGAAGGCGATGGAGGGGCGAATGTCGATCAATTCGAACGCGGCTTTCGTGGTCGCCGTGGAAAAGGGACTGTTGTCCGGCCAGCGCGTCAAGGTGCCGAACGGGCTGAAGACGGCCAAGCCGATAGTGGTGCTGTCGGAGGAGCCGATGCCGAGGTCCTTGAGATTGGCCGTCATGTAGACGTTCGACGGAGGCGGAACCGCCACACTCCCGCGAAGATCGCCGTTGGCCTGGGTGCCCGCGCCATTCTGAAACGAGAAGCCGCCGGCGATAAGAGTGGTGCCGGCTGAGAACTGAACCCCGCGGAGTTGTGTCATGCCGGCCGGATTATAGTACCCGGCGGAAGCATCGTCGGCTTGCGCCGTGAATGCCGACGCCTGGCCGGTTGCCGAGGCACTGTGATCGTAGATGCGAAAACTTCCCGCCCGGGCTGCCGGTGGGAGGAACGCGGTCATGGCAATCAGCGCGCAACAGGCGATGAGCAGCCGGGGGAAGGCGTCATCGTGTCGCTTCCACCGGCGCTGCCGTCGGGTTCTCTCGTGGTGCGACGGCCGTGTCGCGGGCACGCAGGGTTCCTGTGAATCACCGGCATCAAGAAAGCGTAGAGTACTCACGGTCATATTCCTCGTGTGGATGAGTCTGTCAGTAACGCAATCAGCCTGTCCGGGCGCGTGGCGTTTGCGAGTAACGTTGTACGGGTGTGACGCGCAGAGCCGACGCGTATTTCGGACGTCCCGATGGGTGCAAGGGCGTAGAAATTCGGCAATGTGGCGCTCATCTAAGAGAAGGCACGGTGCTTTGTCAAGCTTGGGTGCCCCGGAGGATCTTCCTAAAGCGGTGTGCACGCATGTGATTTCGTTCGCTGGATCGCGTATGCTCGGCAGATGGGGACGTGGTGGTGATATTCGTCAGACGCTGGATCGTGCGGGGGCTTCTGGTATTGGCCGGCGTCGCGGTCCTTGCCGCAGGAAGTGCGGTGGCCTACGGGCTCTACCTCTCGGCCAGTCTGGCGTTGCCGGCCGGCGACGAGCATCCCCCCCGCCTGATCTACGGCGCCCCGTTTCTGTTGAAGCCCGATCTGGATATTGCCTCCGCTCATCTGATCGAGCGCCTCAACCGGCTCGGTTATCGCTCGGTCGAGACGGCCGTGCGCACCCCCGGCGAGTATCGTGTCACTCCTGCAGAGATCGATATTTACTTGCACGAGTTTGCCGATTTTCACCTGCGACCGGTTCCGGCCCGTTTGGCGCTCGACCAGGGGCGAGTGACGAAGGTCCTGTCGATTCCGGGGGGCGACGAATTATTCCCCGCCTATCTGGAACCACAATTGATCAGCGGGTTGCGCGGCGCCTCGCGGCAGGTGCGGGAATGGGTGTCGTACGACGATCTGCCGGCGCGGTTTCTCGATGTGTTGCTGGCGATCGAAGACCGGCGATTCTTCAGCCATCCCGGCATCGATCCCATTGCCGTGGGCCGCGCGGTCTGGACGAATGTGACCCGGGGCACGGTCATCCAGGGCGGCAGTACGATCACGCAGCAGTTGGCGAAGAACCTGTTTTATTCTCCGCAACGCACGTTCGGGCGGAAGCTCAAGGAGTCGATTGCCGCGTTGGTCCTGGAGGCGAAATACCGCAAACAGGCGATCCTCGAAAGTTATGCGAACGAGATTTATCTCGGGCAGGTCGGGTCTGTGTCGATTTATGGAGTCGGGGAGGCCGCGCACCGGTATTTCGGCAAACGCGTGGATGCATTGAGCTTGGAGGAGACCGCGCTGCTGGTCGGGATGATCAAGGGGCCGAATACCTATTCACCCCTGAGGAATCCGGCGCTGGCCAAGCAGCGTCGCGATGTGGTACTGGGCCGGTTGCACGAACAGGGGCTCGTGAGCGACGACGCGTGGAAGCAGGCGGTGATGACGCCCGTCCGGGTCATGCCGCCGCAGGACACCTTGGCCGATGCGCCGTTTTTTGTCGACCATCTGTTGAGACAGGTGGAAGAGACGACCGGGGCGCCCTTGCCGGACGGTGTCAGGGCCTACACGACGCTCGACCCTGTGTTGCAACGGCTGGCCACTCAGACGCTGGAGAGTGAACTGGGTAAACTGGAAGCGGCCTATCCGGCGCTGACCGGCCACAGCAGTCCGGTGCAAGCCGCGCTGGTGGCGCTCGATCCCGCAACGGGCGGCATTCTTGCGATGGTGGGCAGTCGTGATTATCGCACCAGTCAGTTCAACCGGGCCGTGCAGTCGAAACGCCAGCCCGGCTCGTTGTTTAAGCCGTTGGTGTATCTCGCGGCATTGGAAGCCCGCCGTGAATTGACTGGTGGGCAACCGATTACTGCAGCCACCTCGATCGTCGATGAACCGGTGACGTTTGAGTCGGCAGCCGGGGTGTGGGCACCGCAGAATTACGACCATCGGTTCCACGGCACGGTGTCCGTGCGGACGGCGATCGAACAATCGCTGAATATTCCCGCCGTGAAGATCGCACAGGCCGTGGGGACGAAGCGAATTCTCCAGATGGCAGAGAAGCTGGGGATTCGCAGCCCGCTGGCCGATAATCTGTCCATTGCCTTGGGGACTTCCGGCGTCTCGCTGTTGGAGATCACCTCGGCCTACGGAGCCCTGGCACAAGGGGGGCTCTATGTGGCTCCCTCGGCGTTGCAGGCCGTGATGACTCCGGAAGGGGATCCCGCCTGGCATCGTACGCCAGTGCGGCATCAAGCGGTGTCCCCGCAAGCGGCCTATGTCATGACCTCGTTGCTCAGGGGTGTCGTCGAGCGCGGCACGGCGGCCAAGGCGAAGGCGATGGGCCTGCGCGGGACTGTGGCGGGAAAAACCGGGACGACGGATGGGTATCGCGACGCCTGGTTCGTCGGGTACACGCCGGATGTGGTGGTCGGTGTGTGGGTGGGATTCGACGACGAGGAGGCGCTGCATCTGACCGGAGCACAGGCGGCGCTACCGATGTGGGTGGAGTTCGTGCGCCGGATCTCGCCGGCTGCGACGCGCGAGTTTGCGTTGCCGCCTGCCGTGGTCACGCGCGACATCGATCCCCAGTCGGCTCAGTTGGCGACTTCGAAGTGTCCGCAGCGGTCGGCGGAGTTGTTTATCGAAGGTACGGAGCCTTCGATCTACTGCGAAGTACACGGCAGCGGCTTCTGGGAACGGGTCAAGCGCAGTTTTGGTTTTTCCTAGGTACGATGCACAAGCTGGTGTAGGCTCGGCTCATGTTGGGATGGTCCTCCAGTTCAAGTTCATCGGACATTGCCTGGGAGAAGGAGCGCGTGATGATGAAGAAGTCCGGCTTTGTGGAAAACGACAATATCACCCTGTTGGCCAAAGGTGTCTTGCTCAGAGGCGAGATTCGCGTTGAAGGCACAGTCCGCATCGACGGGCGGTTGGAAGGCGATCTTCACACCACGGGGACCGTCGTGATCGGCGAAGACGGCATCGTGCAGGGAACCATCACAGCCGGGATCATCATCAGCAGTGGAAAGATCAAGGCGACGGTGCGGGCGACGGAACGGCTCCAATTACTCAAGACCGGTCTGCTCGTCGGCGAAGTCCACGCGCCCGCCTTCTCCATGGAAGACGGGGCGAAGTTTCAAGGGATGTCGGATATGGGCGTTGCCTCCTGGGGTGACGAAGCCCAGAAACTCCCCGGCAATGTTCGGGATATTTCCTCGCAGCGTCCCAAGGCCGTCGCCATGCTCGGTGAAAACGCCTGACGGCTCGCGTTCCCGCCCTCACGCTGCGCACCCCGTGCGCCCTATGGCATCGTAGGGTCTCCTCTCAGCCTGGCGGCAGTCCTCTGTTCAGGCACAGCGCGTCAGACCGACGCGTGACATCCTGGACAGGTTCTGCTATCAACGGCTGCAATCGCAGGTACTCTTCACGACTATGAATCGACAACAGATTTTTGCGCTCTGCTTTTTCGGCGTGCTGCTGGCGCTGCTGTATCAGATGGGGCTGATGTTTCGCCCCTTCGTGTTTCCGGTCCTCTGGGCGGTGATTCTTGCGCATCTGTGTTTCCCCCTGCACATCCGGCTCACCGCCTGGTTGGGAGGACGGGAGTTGCATTCGGCTGTGCTCCTGACATTGGCTGCGCTGGCCCTGGTCGTGGTGCCGCTGGTGGTGCTGAGTGTAATGCTGGTGAAGGAGGCCGGATCCGCTGACCGCGCGGTGCGGGAATGGATTGCCTCAGGAGGCGTTCAGCAGTTGCCCGATCGGTTGTCCGGGCTACCGGGAGGCCCTGTGGTGAGGGAGTGGCTGGAGCGGTTCACCGGCAGGGAAAGTGATCTCGAACAATTCGTGCTCTCAAGCGCGAAGACCTTCAGTAGATTCATCGTGGGCGAGTTGAGCGACCTTGTGCGGGACGTCTTTATGTTGGTCGCCGACTTTCTCGTCATGATGTTTACGCTGTTTTTCTTCTTCAAAGATGGCCGCCACTGGCTGGCGTCGCTGTATGCGTTGATCCCCCTGGAAGCCTCGCACAAGGACAAGATCCTGGCTCGCCTGGATCAGACCATTCGCGCCGTGGTGAAAGGGATTGTGCTGACGGCCATTGCGCAGGGGCTACTCGCCGGAGCGGCCTATGCGGTACTGGGCGTGCCGTTTCCCATGGTGTTGATGGCCCTGACGATTCTCCTGGCTCCGCTCCCGTTCGGCGGAACGGCGCTCATCTGGGGGCCTGTGGCCTTGTATCTCCTCTGGGCCGGTACGGTGGGGAAGGGACTGGTCATGCTGGCCTGGGGAATCGGGGTCGTGTCTACGATCGATCAGATCCTCAAGCCGCTGTTCATCGGGCAGGGCGCGGAGATTCCCGTGTTGCTCCTGACCTTCAGTGTGCTCGGAGGTCTGGCGGTCTACGGGATCCTCGGATTGTTCCTGGGACCGATTCTCGTCGGACTGTTCTTGACCGCCCTGCAGATCTACCGGGACGACTACCAGCAGCACCTTCCGGCCCCGCCGGCCGCATCGTAATCAGCCGCTCAACCGCCGGTCTGTCAGTCGAGGGGAATGGTAATCGTCATGCCCCCCATCACGTCATTCAACGCAAAGTCACGTTTGGGGCTCAGCGGGTGGCTGTTGTGACACTTCACGCAGGCGGCTGAGATGGCCCGATCGGAATAGATGGCCTGAAAGTATTGTTTGCGGCCGCTGGTCACGATGCCCGTAAAGGGCCGGTCGGGGGTCTGCGAAAAACTCTCCAGCGCCCGGCGTTCCAAGTCGGTGGCGGGGGCATTCCGCTGGTAGATGGGCCAGAGGCTGATGAGACGATAGCGAATGCCTCGTCCGGACTCGGCCACGAGTTTGCCCGAATGTTGAAGGAACTGGGCAGGCAGCGGCAGGGCATTTTCGTGTTCCCAATGTTCCGCGGCAGACACGATGCCTTTGGCCTGCATCCGGTTGACGACCTGGTTCGTGTAGATGGTTCGATCGGCATCCAGAACCGCGTGCACGAAGTCCGCGACCTTTTCCGGATGAATGCCAGGCGGCGGCGCGACATCTTTGGCCTGCAACGAATAGCTCGAGACGCAGGCCAGCGCCAGTGCGAGCCACAGCGGCCGTGCCCGAATGACTGTCAGGGTGAGACGCATGGCTCCTCCTTTCGAACCCCGGCCTTGTCCGCCGGCAGGGTGATGACGCAGGTCGTGCCCTGGCCTTCCGGACTCTCCAGCCGAATCTCGCCGCCGAATTTCTTGATCAGCCGTTGCGCGACGGTGAGGCCGAGTCCCGATCCTTCTCCCTGTCCCTTGGTGGTGTAGAACGGGTCGAAGACTTTGCCGAGATGGTGTTTGGAAATGCCGGGACCGTTGTCCCGTATCGTGATCGTAATCAGGTCGTCCTGTTCTTCGGTGGTCAGCCACAGGTCGCCCCGCCCGCTCATGGCCTGAATGGCATTGGTGAGGACGTTGATAAATGCCAGGCGAAGCTGGTCGGGCAGCGCCGTCACCGGCGACACCGCCACATAGTGTTTCTGGACGTTCAGGCCGAGGCAGTCGTGCGAGGTCTGTACAATGGCCAGGGCCTGTTCCAACTGGGCGGTCACATCCACCGGCACACGTTGGCTTTTCGATTCACGGGCGGCCACTCCGGTGAAGTCCCGAATGATGGCCGCCATCTTTCGGCCGTGCCCGACGATGTCTTGCGCATAACCCTTGGCGCGAGCCAGGTCCGCTTCCTCCTGGATCGCCTCCCCGAGGCCCAGAATTCCAAACAGCGGGTTGTTGAGTTCGTGGCCGATGCCGGCGGTCAGCACATCGAGGCTGCCTGATTTTTCAGCTTGGATCAG from Nitrospira sp. ND1 includes the following:
- a CDS encoding polymer-forming cytoskeletal protein is translated as MMKKSGFVENDNITLLAKGVLLRGEIRVEGTVRIDGRLEGDLHTTGTVVIGEDGIVQGTITAGIIISSGKIKATVRATERLQLLKTGLLVGEVHAPAFSMEDGAKFQGMSDMGVASWGDEAQKLPGNVRDISSQRPKAVAMLGENA
- a CDS encoding PAS domain-containing sensor histidine kinase, with protein sequence MDRPSHTDPAPDLHTLQVQVLYRNMPTGVLASAINAAVLAAVEWSVVPHTPLLLWVVGLWMVAAARALLIVNYRRALPVCWSSADWHRWMLVTTSMAGFGWGSSVYFLTLDIPLPYELVQLFVLGGMTAGAVSVLSVSFPLFLWYAVPLTLPILGHLFLSGHEFHLIMGGMGVLFLLATIHSAWNFNRVLLSSMRLQLEKVALARSLTTRTEAVERLNQDITKEIHDRRVIEEQLRTAQTDLEQRITERTADLAQANARLQNEVREHRRTEGARLSSEKRFNYLTDNLNQGVWFAQANPPQVLYVNPAFERIWGLPAARFYENPKLWRDFIHPDHQQVVSEVYDAEIANPTGRDLHLLYRIVRPDGQVRWIHDRMVIHHTATGEVDSLSGITEDITEARELEDQLRQAQKMEAVGRLAGGVAHDFNNVMTVILGYSAVLLQELSQNSSARYFVQEIQRAGERCAALTGQLLAFSRKQMLHPVSLDLHRVIRDLMALLKSLIGEHISIVLQLDPLPLWVKADAVQLEQVLLNLAVNARDAMPHGGTLTIDTRQVSREAVWGSDHDTRTARTYVRLRVHDTGTGIDPATKAKIFEPFFTTKPPGRGTGLGLSTVYGIVHQSGGTITVESAVGQGTTMTVFLPEVVPPLTALPPVQSEPAHTTGTEIILLVEDEPAVRLLTQHILRTHGYTVHEAEDGFQALDLIRRNALHIDLLLTDLVMPGMNGKELAMRLRSHFAELKVLYMSGYSDNPPVTGDEAQGHTTFLQKPFSPEDLIRMVREILHSVSPA
- a CDS encoding DUF3365 domain-containing protein → MRLTLTVIRARPLWLALALACVSSYSLQAKDVAPPPGIHPEKVADFVHAVLDADRTIYTNQVVNRMQAKGIVSAAEHWEHENALPLPAQFLQHSGKLVAESGRGIRYRLISLWPIYQRNAPATDLERRALESFSQTPDRPFTGIVTSGRKQYFQAIYSDRAISAACVKCHNSHPLSPKRDFALNDVMGGMTITIPLD
- a CDS encoding PBP1A family penicillin-binding protein, which produces MVVIFVRRWIVRGLLVLAGVAVLAAGSAVAYGLYLSASLALPAGDEHPPRLIYGAPFLLKPDLDIASAHLIERLNRLGYRSVETAVRTPGEYRVTPAEIDIYLHEFADFHLRPVPARLALDQGRVTKVLSIPGGDELFPAYLEPQLISGLRGASRQVREWVSYDDLPARFLDVLLAIEDRRFFSHPGIDPIAVGRAVWTNVTRGTVIQGGSTITQQLAKNLFYSPQRTFGRKLKESIAALVLEAKYRKQAILESYANEIYLGQVGSVSIYGVGEAAHRYFGKRVDALSLEETALLVGMIKGPNTYSPLRNPALAKQRRDVVLGRLHEQGLVSDDAWKQAVMTPVRVMPPQDTLADAPFFVDHLLRQVEETTGAPLPDGVRAYTTLDPVLQRLATQTLESELGKLEAAYPALTGHSSPVQAALVALDPATGGILAMVGSRDYRTSQFNRAVQSKRQPGSLFKPLVYLAALEARRELTGGQPITAATSIVDEPVTFESAAGVWAPQNYDHRFHGTVSVRTAIEQSLNIPAVKIAQAVGTKRILQMAEKLGIRSPLADNLSIALGTSGVSLLEITSAYGALAQGGLYVAPSALQAVMTPEGDPAWHRTPVRHQAVSPQAAYVMTSLLRGVVERGTAAKAKAMGLRGTVAGKTGTTDGYRDAWFVGYTPDVVVGVWVGFDDEEALHLTGAQAALPMWVEFVRRISPAATREFALPPAVVTRDIDPQSAQLATSKCPQRSAELFIEGTEPSIYCEVHGSGFWERVKRSFGFS
- a CDS encoding OmpP1/FadL family transporter — protein: MPATRPSHHERTRRQRRWKRHDDAFPRLLIACCALIAMTAFLPPAARAGSFRIYDHSASATGQASAFTAQADDASAGYYNPAGMTQLRGVQFSAGTTLIAGGFSFQNGAGTQANGDLRGSVAVPPPSNVYMTANLKDLGIGSSDSTTIGLAVFSPFGTLTRWPDNSPFSTATTKAAFELIDIRPSIAFRPLPDLAIGLGADIYTFSGAFGEGQVERQFRWPGGLGIPAGTGMELNGRDTAAGFNASLLYTPLRNGDGRPLVNIGLIYRSQATLHLDGQLLAGGTRVADARTTFVVPQVLTGGIALWPVRDNEREWKLELDVDYTGWKSVRNLDTTLSNGLTIATPTNWTSGYTVMVGTEYKWLNPAPLPDWDVALRAGYWHSQKAIPDQTFNPAIPDGDNHAVSTGFGFMCREHGKFLGVIPCGGSDKALSPKGLGIDLAYQAILYEGRTVAGNVNPTVNGTYRTTLHVGSINLRVNF
- a CDS encoding AI-2E family transporter, translated to MNRQQIFALCFFGVLLALLYQMGLMFRPFVFPVLWAVILAHLCFPLHIRLTAWLGGRELHSAVLLTLAALALVVVPLVVLSVMLVKEAGSADRAVREWIASGGVQQLPDRLSGLPGGPVVREWLERFTGRESDLEQFVLSSAKTFSRFIVGELSDLVRDVFMLVADFLVMMFTLFFFFKDGRHWLASLYALIPLEASHKDKILARLDQTIRAVVKGIVLTAIAQGLLAGAAYAVLGVPFPMVLMALTILLAPLPFGGTALIWGPVALYLLWAGTVGKGLVMLAWGIGVVSTIDQILKPLFIGQGAEIPVLLLTFSVLGGLAVYGILGLFLGPILVGLFLTALQIYRDDYQQHLPAPPAAS